From one Culex quinquefasciatus strain JHB chromosome 3, VPISU_Cqui_1.0_pri_paternal, whole genome shotgun sequence genomic stretch:
- the LOC6045231 gene encoding uncharacterized protein LOC6045231, protein MSKSQVLGCSFAILLLVSLADSAKECIQCFGGTADCVGLNKVQCTRENAAVTAYRMSHIFPDAQAMTPASDSYYCAEASYSVFVSGENPNLPQIPEFPEFPENTQVVFKVKGCIFAPTGNLCDKNVDVNGQFSCRYCSSDNCNGAFSLGCSLLLLIGCLIFTRFLSN, encoded by the exons ATGTCCAAGAGTCAAGTTTTGGGTTGTTCGTTCGCGATTTTGCTGCTGGTCTCGTTAGCAG ATTCAGCGAAAGAGTGCATCCAGTGCTTCGGCGGAACGGCTGATTGTGTCGGGCTGAACAAAGTTCAATGCACGCGGGAGAATGCTGCCGTTACGGCGTACCGGATGAGCCACATTTTTCCGGACGCGCAAGCGATGACCCCCGCCAGCGACAGCTACTACTGTGCGGAAGCGTCATACAGCGTGTTTGTGTCCGGTGAAAATCCAAACCTGCCGCAGATTCCGGAGTTTCCCGAGTTTCCAG aaaatactcaagtCGTGTTCAAGGTAAAAGGTTGCATTTTTGCACCGACCGGCAATCTCTGTGATAAGAACGTGGACGTGAACGGACAGTTTAGCTGTAGATACTGCTCTTCAGATAACTGCAACGGTGCATTCAGTTTGGGATGCAGTTTGTTATTGCTGATTGGATGTCTGATCTTCACTCGGTTTTTAAGTAATTGA
- the LOC119770469 gene encoding uncharacterized protein LOC119770469 has translation MHPPRVAIGVGVVTQTKQMHPHRKCKRSRGRMSSSWPSVAAGIALLLFAVTKSAYCIKCIECKSDLYEEACDAVGKVVTCNEDNASEHFRYLQKLDKNLQEPRWNKGYACMKIKVGNHRLVKGCIYANLDVCMAFRKRAKPAKPCSICQDNECNSIKYRDYYLN, from the exons ATGCACCCGCCACGCGTTGCCATTGGCGTGGGTGTGGtgacacaaacaaaacaaatgcaTCCTCACAGAAAGTGCAAACGTTCCCGCGGAAGGATGTCATCTAGTTGGCCGTCTGTAGCCGCAGGAATCGCCCTGTTGCTGTTCGCGGTGACCAAGTCGG CCTACTGCATCAAGTGCATCGAGTGCAAGAGCGACCTGTACGAGGAGGCGTGCGATGCAGTCGGGAAGGTCGTAACCTGCAACGAGGACAACGCCTCCGAGCATTTCCGGTATCTGCAGAAGCTGGACAAGAACCTACAGGAACCGCGCTGGAACAAGGGCTACGCCTGCATGAAGATCAAAGTAGGCAACCATCGACTCGTCAAGGGGTGCATCTACGCCAACTTGGATGTCTGCATGGCGTTCCGCAAGCGGGCCAAACCGGCCAAGCCTTGCTCGATTTGCCAGGATAACGAGTGCAACAGCATCAAGTATCGCGATTACTACTTGAACTAA